The Corynebacterium occultum sequence AACCCGGGCCCAGGGGCAGGTCCACGAAGAACCAGACGGCCAGCAGAATCACCCAGGCGATCCAGAAGGGAATCACGAAGGGCACCAGGCGGGACATCAGGGTGCCCAGGCCGGCTTCCGGCTCATAGCGCCGCAGCATGGCCAGCATCACGATCATGAAGGGGTTCAGCGGGGTCATGATCTGGGTGGCGGAATCACCGACCCGGAAGGCAGCCTGCACAAAGGAGGGTTCATAGCCGATCAGGGCGAACATCGGCACGAAGACCGTGGCCATCAGGGTCCACATGCCGGAACCGGAGATGATCAGCAGGTTCAGGCAACTGGCCAGGATGATGAAGGCCAGGATCGCCGGGAAGCCGGTGAGCCCGATCGCCTCCAGGCCGGCCGCACCCTGCACCGCCGTCCAGGTGCCGATGCCGGTCCAGGAGAAGAGAGCCACGAACTGGCCGAGGATGAAAGCCAGCACCAGGAAACTGAGCATGTCCTTCAGCGCGCTCATCATCATGTCCACCACATCAGTGGAGGACTTGATGGTGCCGGTGTAGAAACCGTAGACCAGGCCGAGGACGATGAAATAGGCGAAGACCACGAAAACAATGGAGTCCAGTGCCGGGGACTCCGGCAGAAAACCACCCGCCTCATTGCGCCAGGGGGATCCCGGCAACAGCACCACGGCCACGAAGACCACGGTCAGGATCAGCGCCGCCACCAGGGAGGCGACCAGGCCCCGGGACTCCTCCTTGCTCAGGGTGGTGGAAAGCTCATTGCCCTGTTCATCACGGTCCCCACGCTGGGAGGCATCCTCATCTTCCAGGGACTCCTCGGTGGGGACGTTCTGCTTGACCATGCGTGGTTCCAGCACCCGGTCGATGATGAAACCACAGATGACGCCCAGCACCAGGGCGGAGGCGATGTTGAAGTAGTAGTTGGAGAGCGGGTTGACCACCGTGTACTCCAGGTCCGGCAGGGAATCCATCACCGCATTGGTGATGCCCGCGAAGAGGGCATCCAGGCTGGTCGGGAACAAAGAGGTGGAGTAACCCGCACCCACAGCCGCGAAACCACCGACCAACCCGGCCACGGGGTGACGCCCGGCGGCCTTGAACACCATGGCGGCCAGGGGTGGAACAACCACCCAGGCGGCATCAGCCATCACCGAGGCCGTCACCCCGACCACACCCACCGCATAGGGCAGGATCCACTTCTTCGCCGAGCCGAAGAGTTTCCGGATCAGCGCCGAAAGCATGCCGGTGCGCTCCGCGATACCCACACCCAGCATGATCGGCAGGACCGTCACCAGGGGCGGGAACCCGATGTAGTTCTCACCGAGCATGGTGGTCAGCCAGACCATGCCCTCACCGGTGAAGAGTCCGTTGATCGCCAGTTCCTCATCGGAACCAGGCACCTGGACGCTGACATCCAGCCACTCCATGACCGTCGAGATGACACCCGTGATCAGGAAGAGGATGAGGAAGAGAGCGAAAGGTTCGGGGAGCTTATTGCCCACCCGCTCCACCCCGTCAAGAAAACGTTCACCCAGGGAGCGGTGGCCCTCCCCCGCTTTCCCCGCCTTCACATCGGCAGCGCTGCTGCCAGCCGCATCCTGCTCTTTGGTGCTCATCTGCTGTCCCCTCCGAGGTCATGCGACCCCTTCTTCCCGGTGTCGCTGAAGTCAGTTCCGTGAGCTCTCAAGCCCCTTGAGTATGGCCCAGAACACTACAAGCCGGGAGGAGATTTTTCCCGGCAAGGGGGAAGGTCTTAATGCAATCGTTATCCCTTTGGCAGTCACTCACCGGGACCTCTCCTGAAAAGCGGCCTCAACTTCACCCCCCAGCAAGCTGATCAATTACTGAGGTCCAGCGATCCGGAAGCTGAAAATTCCAACCAGATCAACATTCCCCCTGCTCAGAGCCTTTCCGGGGGTTCCAGCAGCTCGCTGCGGAGCTCGGAAGAAGTAGTTAGGCTGGGCGGCGTACCCAGAACCAACGGCAATCAAGGAGTTCCAAGACATGACTGATCTGAGCAATCGCAAGGTAGCCGTTATCGCCATGGACGGTTTCGAGGATTCCGAGCTGACCAGCCCGGTGGAGGCGGTACGTGGTGCAGGTGCCACCGTCACCATCATCTCCCCCAAGGCGGGCACGATCGAGGGCAAGAACGGCACCTCCGTCAAGGTGGATCTGGAATCCGCCCAGGCAGATGCGGGTGATTTTGATGCCCTCATCCTTCCCGGTGGAACCTCCAACGCAGACAAGCTACGCATGGACGAGGCAGCCGTGAAGTTTGTGCAGGACATCTTCGCCGCCGGCAAGCCCACCGGGGTGATCTGCCACGGAGGTTGGATCCTGACCGATGCCGATGTCCTGAAGGGCCGTACCCTCACCTCCTTCCGCAGCCTCAAAACCGACCTGCAGAACGCCGGGGCCACCTGGGTTGATGAGGAGGTCCACTGCGATCAGGGCTTGGTCTCCTCCCGCACCCCGGATGATCTGCCCGCCTTCAATGAGAAGATCCTCGAGGAATTCGCCGAAGGCCAGCACTAGACAGCATTAACTGACAGCAGCTGGCACCAACGGAAAAAAGGGGGCGGTGCCCATGGTTATCCCATGGGCGCCGCCCCTTAGCTGTGTTAGATCTGCTTCCTCACGGAATCCGGAGAAACAGTGGGTCTGCGCCACAACGTCTCCCACCGCCTCAGGACCGTCCACCGAGGGGAGGAACGGAGTTCCGGCCCTTAACGCACCACCTTGAGCAGGGCCTTGCCCAGCTCCATCGCCCCGGCATCCACCGCAGCCGCCCAACTCTTCGGGGCCTCTTCATCAGCCCGATCACTGACCTGCTTGAGCAGGGTCACCGGGATGTCGTACTCCCGGCCGATCCAGGCAACGATGGCGCCCTCCATCTCCACCAGATCGGCATTCCCCGCCAACCTGGTCCGCAGCTCAGAGTCATTGACAAAACGGTCACCGGTGGCCAGGCGGGCAGTGGGGAAAGACCCACTGACCTCCACCAACATCCGGTTGGGGCAGGGCTTGGCGGTGATCTGCTCCAGGATATCGCTGTCAAAATCATGCTTGTACACCGAGGAGATCTCGAAAATACCGTTGAGCCCGTTCTTCAGGGCCCCGGCAGTGCCGAAGTTAACCAGGCGGGAGGGTTTGCGTCCCTCACCTTCCGCCTGGGTGAGGGCACGGGTGAGCCGGACTGCGCAGGCGACGGTCCCCATCCCGGTGATCAGAAGCGGTAAGTCCGCCGGGGCGTAGCGTGCCTCTTCCTCAGTGGCACAGACCAGGAGCGGGGCACCGTCGATAATGTCCATGCCCACGATCCTAGCCACTGCCCTAAAGAACCTCAGCAGCAACCAGATCCTGCGACAGTCCGGACATGGCAGAGGGGGCCCCGGAACTCTCCGGGACCCCCTCATTCTTCTCCGCTGGTGGCTAACGGATCCGAGCCCTGACCACCGGGGAATCGGCATCCACCTCAGGTTCCTTCCCCGAGGGTGATTCCCCCTCCGGATCATCAGACTCATCATCCTCCCCCGGCTTATACGACACACCGGTGACCACATCCACCTGGGAGGCATTGACCTTGGCGCGGCGATAACCCAGGATGGAGAGCCCCACGCCGATCACCGCGATGAGCACCCTGAGAATATTGACCCAGACATCATCAAGCCCGAACAACCCCACCACCTTCGGCAGGTTGAGAACCACCAGGGCGGTACCCACAATCCCACCCAGGGCCGCCGGATTCAGCTTCGTCACCATCAGGGCGGCGATCGGGGCAGCAATGGTACCGCCGATCAGCAGCGCAGCCACAGCAGCGAGATTATCCACCAGATCCTGCCACATCCCGATCGCAAAACCCAGGGTCGCAGCGGCGGTGACCAGGAACTCGGCGGTGTTGACGGTACCCACCACCCTGCGGGGCTCCGTACGTCCCAGGGACAGCAGCGTGGAAGTGGTCACCGGACCCCAACCACCACCACCGGTGGCATCCACGAAACCACCGAAACTACCCAACCCCGCCAGGAATCCGGTGTGATACTCCTTGCCGGAGTACTCCCGGCGGACCTTGCCCCGCGAAAAACGCCACATCAGGTTCATGCCGATCGCCGCAAGAATCGCAGCGGTGACCGGGGCAGCCGCCTCAGTGGAGATATTGGAGAGCAGAGTCGCACCGAGGAAGGCACCCACCGCGCCGGGCACCGCGAGGCGGACGACGACCTTCCAGTCGACATTGCCGAAACGCCAGTGGCTGAAACCGGATACCAGGGTGGTTCCCAGCTCTGCGGTGTGCACCACAGCACTGGCCTGGGCGGGGCCCAGTCCGGCGAGGATGATCAGGATGGTGGTGGAGGTCGCGCCGAAGCCCATGCCCAGCCCACCGTCGACGAGCTGTGCGGCAAGCCCCGCTATGGCGATGAGTATCAGTGTCTTCATGACGGTTTCCTTGGGTCTGGATTAGAGGGAGGTGGCCAGGGTGTCCTGGGCCTGCTGGTAACGCTTGACGACGACCCCGGCAAGATCCACGCCGAGCGGGGCGCTGGCGGTGAGCGTCGCGCCCGTCGCCAAGCTGATTTTTTCCAGCTGGGTGCTGACCTTCTCCAACAGCAGTCCCTCGGCGACGAACAGTGGCAGCAGATGCACACTGCGGTGTTGCAGGGAGATCTCGATGAGTCCGGCGCCTCCGCGGCCCGGCCCTCCGGTGGCGGGCAGCACCTCAATGCTGTGTCCGGTCCGGCGGCCGACATCCTGTGCCAGGTCGACGACATCCTGGTTGGCGGCCATATTGGAGGAACCCACGGAGTAGAGCACCACATGGGAACCGGCCGGGGCTTCAGCCTGAACCTTCGCGGCCAGTACCTCCGCCACCTCCGGACCGGTGTCCAACCCACGTGCGAGGTGCAGTTGCAGGCCGGAGCTGGCCAGTGCCTCCGCGAAGACCATGGGCACATCGAGTCGGGCGTGGAAGGCCCGGGTGAACAGCAGGGGCACCACCACAGCCTCGGTTTCCCCCACCGCGGCCAACTGAATGGCTGCGGTGGGTAGATCCGGGGCCGTGAAGTCCAGGTGGGCGGCCATGGTGGGCACGCCCAGCAGGGAGCCAGCCGCCTCAGTCAATTTCCGGACCACGGGTTCTGCGGACTGGTGCCGCGAGCCGTGCGAAAGCGTGATCAAGGCGGTCATGGCGCTGCTCCTAACGCAGGCGGTGGCCGGCCAGGCCGGCCGCCAGGGTGTTGCCGCTGGACTGGTCGATCAGCAGGAAGGAGCCGATCGCGCCGCGGGCTGCGTAGTTCTCGACGGGCAGTTCGGAGGCGACGTCGATGCGGACATGGGCGATGTCGTTGAGACCGAAGGTTTCCGGGGTCTCCACGTCGGAGACACCGTCAATGTCGAGCAGCCGCTCGATGGCGGAGACACGACCCCGGACCAGCTGGGCGCCGTAGCGCACCTTGACCGGGGCACCGGCCTTGAGGGAACGCTCGGTCAAGCCGACGACGGTGGCGTCGAAGCTGCGGACATCCTCGGGGCGGTCCGCACCGGCGATGAGGTCACCGCGGGTCAGGTCCACATCACTGGACAGTCGCAGCACCACGGACTCACCGGGGCCGGCGGTCTGGAGCTCCCCGTCCGGGGAGTCGATGCCAGCGATGGTGGAGGTGCGGCCCTCACCCAGGTGGACGGTGTCGCCGACGCTGATCTCACCGGCATCGATACGCCCGGCGTAACCCCGGTAGTCGGAGGCGTGCTCCCGGATGACGTACTGGATGGGGAAACGGAAGCCCAGGTCATTGGCACGACCCCGGGAGACCTCGATGCTCTCGAGGATCTCGAGGACGGTGGGGCCTTCGTACCAGTCCATGTTGGTGGAGGGTTCGACGACATTATCGCCCAGCAGTGCGGAGATCGGGACGACGCGGACATCATCGACACCCAGTGCGGATGCGGCGGTGGTGAACTCGGACTCGATGCCGCGGAAGACTTCCTGGGAGAAGTCGACCAGGTCGATCTTGTTCACTGCCAGCACCACGGTGCGCACACCCAGCAGGGCGGCGACGTTGAGGTGGCGGCGGGTCTGCTCGACCACGCCGTGGCGGGAATCCACCAGCAGCACGACCACCTGGGAGGTGGAGACACCGGTGACGGTGTTACGGGTGTACTCGATGTGGCCGGGGGTGTCGGCGAGGATGAAGGAGCGCTTGTCGGTGGCGAAGTAACGGTAGGCCACGTCGATGGTGATGCCCTGCTCGCGTTCCGCGCGCAGACCATCCACCAGCAGGGAGAGGTCCAGGCCTTCGAAGCCGCGGTCCGCGGAGGTGCGCTCCACGGAGGCGAGGGTGTCGGCCAGCACGGACTTGGTGTCGTGCAGGAGACGTCCGACGAAGGTGGACTTGCCGTCATCCACGGAACCGGCGGTGCACAGGCGCAGGGTCTCGCGGTGTGCCAGTTTCTGGGTGGCGGTGTCGAGGGTGGAGAGGGTCATCAGAAGTAGCCTTCCTTCTTGCGGTCTTCCATGGCGGATTCGGA is a genomic window containing:
- a CDS encoding AbgT family transporter, with amino-acid sequence MSTKEQDAAGSSAADVKAGKAGEGHRSLGERFLDGVERVGNKLPEPFALFLILFLITGVISTVMEWLDVSVQVPGSDEELAINGLFTGEGMVWLTTMLGENYIGFPPLVTVLPIMLGVGIAERTGMLSALIRKLFGSAKKWILPYAVGVVGVTASVMADAAWVVVPPLAAMVFKAAGRHPVAGLVGGFAAVGAGYSTSLFPTSLDALFAGITNAVMDSLPDLEYTVVNPLSNYYFNIASALVLGVICGFIIDRVLEPRMVKQNVPTEESLEDEDASQRGDRDEQGNELSTTLSKEESRGLVASLVAALILTVVFVAVVLLPGSPWRNEAGGFLPESPALDSIVFVVFAYFIVLGLVYGFYTGTIKSSTDVVDMMMSALKDMLSFLVLAFILGQFVALFSWTGIGTWTAVQGAAGLEAIGLTGFPAILAFIILASCLNLLIISGSGMWTLMATVFVPMFALIGYEPSFVQAAFRVGDSATQIMTPLNPFMIVMLAMLRRYEPEAGLGTLMSRLVPFVIPFWIAWVILLAVWFFVDLPLGPGSAIFLS
- a CDS encoding type 1 glutamine amidotransferase domain-containing protein; protein product: MTDLSNRKVAVIAMDGFEDSELTSPVEAVRGAGATVTIISPKAGTIEGKNGTSVKVDLESAQADAGDFDALILPGGTSNADKLRMDEAAVKFVQDIFAAGKPTGVICHGGWILTDADVLKGRTLTSFRSLKTDLQNAGATWVDEEVHCDQGLVSSRTPDDLPAFNEKILEEFAEGQH
- a CDS encoding nucleosidase is translated as MDIIDGAPLLVCATEEEARYAPADLPLLITGMGTVACAVRLTRALTQAEGEGRKPSRLVNFGTAGALKNGLNGIFEISSVYKHDFDSDILEQITAKPCPNRMLVEVSGSFPTARLATGDRFVNDSELRTRLAGNADLVEMEGAIVAWIGREYDIPVTLLKQVSDRADEEAPKSWAAAVDAGAMELGKALLKVVR
- a CDS encoding sulfite exporter TauE/SafE family protein gives rise to the protein MKTLILIAIAGLAAQLVDGGLGMGFGATSTTILIILAGLGPAQASAVVHTAELGTTLVSGFSHWRFGNVDWKVVVRLAVPGAVGAFLGATLLSNISTEAAAPVTAAILAAIGMNLMWRFSRGKVRREYSGKEYHTGFLAGLGSFGGFVDATGGGGWGPVTTSTLLSLGRTEPRRVVGTVNTAEFLVTAAATLGFAIGMWQDLVDNLAAVAALLIGGTIAAPIAALMVTKLNPAALGGIVGTALVVLNLPKVVGLFGLDDVWVNILRVLIAVIGVGLSILGYRRAKVNASQVDVVTGVSYKPGEDDESDDPEGESPSGKEPEVDADSPVVRARIR
- a CDS encoding sirohydrochlorin chelatase; this translates as MTALITLSHGSRHQSAEPVVRKLTEAAGSLLGVPTMAAHLDFTAPDLPTAAIQLAAVGETEAVVVPLLFTRAFHARLDVPMVFAEALASSGLQLHLARGLDTGPEVAEVLAAKVQAEAPAGSHVVLYSVGSSNMAANQDVVDLAQDVGRRTGHSIEVLPATGGPGRGGAGLIEISLQHRSVHLLPLFVAEGLLLEKVSTQLEKISLATGATLTASAPLGVDLAGVVVKRYQQAQDTLATSL
- a CDS encoding sulfate adenylyltransferase subunit 1, with translation MTLSTLDTATQKLAHRETLRLCTAGSVDDGKSTFVGRLLHDTKSVLADTLASVERTSADRGFEGLDLSLLVDGLRAEREQGITIDVAYRYFATDKRSFILADTPGHIEYTRNTVTGVSTSQVVVLLVDSRHGVVEQTRRHLNVAALLGVRTVVLAVNKIDLVDFSQEVFRGIESEFTTAASALGVDDVRVVPISALLGDNVVEPSTNMDWYEGPTVLEILESIEVSRGRANDLGFRFPIQYVIREHASDYRGYAGRIDAGEISVGDTVHLGEGRTSTIAGIDSPDGELQTAGPGESVVLRLSSDVDLTRGDLIAGADRPEDVRSFDATVVGLTERSLKAGAPVKVRYGAQLVRGRVSAIERLLDIDGVSDVETPETFGLNDIAHVRIDVASELPVENYAARGAIGSFLLIDQSSGNTLAAGLAGHRLR